CAGCGAGGGCACTGACACACTGCCCAGTTTTGCAAGGCGTCCTAAATCATTGCGAATAAGGTCAGTAATCATCAAATTTTCGGCGCGATTTTTTTCATCACTTCTCAGCGCTGAGATGAGTTGAGCGTCTTCATCGTTGCTCAAGCCCCGCCGAATTGTGCCTTTCATCGGCTTAGAGACAATATGGGCGCCTTGGCGCCGAAAAAAGAGTTCAGGAGAAAGCGATAGAATGGTAACAGTTTCAGTTTGGATAAATGCGGCAAATGGGACGCGCTGTGCTCGAGAAAGAGAGCGATAAAAGGCAAGCGGCGAGCCTTGAAACTGGAAACGAAAGGGCGCAGTGAAGTTAATTTGATAAACGTCGCCAGCTCGAATGTAGGCTTGAATACGTGCAAGTTTCTCACAATACTCCGCTTCAGAGAGGTCAAAATGCAGGTGCTGCACGCTAAAAGCGCCGGGCGATTCAGCTGGTGCAAGGCGATGCCGATGTAACTCGATTGTCCCTGTGCGATGATTAAATACAATTGGTTGATGATAGACGCCGAGCCAAATCAGGGGATAAGGCAGGTTCGCTCGGTATGCCCTGAGACGAGGCTCAAATGCAAAACCAGCTTCATATGCAAGATAGCCGGCCAGATAAAAACCTCTTTCAAGCCAGCGCTCAAGATGCGCCAAAAGCGGAATGACGTCGTCGATTTGGTATGCGGCAAGAATTTGAATCGGGTCGAGAAAAAGAAAGGTGCGAAAGTTTTGTGAGTCGAAGCGAGCGGTCTCCAAAAGTACAGCGCCGCTTCGACCGTTCAGCGTAGCATAGATGGCACTGGGAAGCGGCATGTAAGGCATCAGGACGAGAAAGCATAGTATGGTGAAATGAGCACATAGACCAGCACGCCCGTGATGGCTACATATAGCCAAAGAGGAAGCGTCCAGCGCGCAATCTTGCGGTGTCTATCGAACTCACCACGCCACGAGCGAGCAATCGTAAAAAGCGCTAGCGGTAAGATGACAGCAGCTAAGACGATGTGCGTAATAAGCACAAAGTAGTAGAAGTAGCGAATTATGCCTTCACCGCCAAACTTCGTCGGTGGCGCTTGAGAGTGGTAAATCACATATGAGATGAGAAAGATACTGGATAGGACAAATGTGCTAATCATCAAGATACGATGCAGGGCGATACGCTTATTGCGGATAGCGACAAAACCAAGCACCAAAAACACAGCGCAAGTGCCGTTGATGAAAGCATGAAACTTTGGCAGCATTGAGACATTGATACCGCCACCGATTGCTAACACTTGCGGGAAGAAGAGCAAAAACGCTACAAGGCTAACAACCACAAGCGAAAGGGCATAAACGATAAGCGAGAGTGTCTTTTCGTTTGCCTGCTTCAAGTCCAAAGTGGGCATTTTAAACTCCTCCTCTGATTAAGTGTTACTGCTGAACTGCTTGCTTTCGTGCTGCAGCTTCCTCTGCTAAAAAAGGCTTAGCAAGCTCGCGAATTTGAGTTTTGAGAACGGCAATGCTGGCGTTGTCGTTGTGGCTAAAATAGCCACGAATGCGACCCTCAGGGTCAATCAGCACGAACTTGGTGCTATGCCCAGCTGGTAAATTTTCTGCGGGCAGCATGAAGCCTTTCTCAGAGAGCGTAATCACACTGTCAATAGAAGCACGGAGAAAACGCCAGCGTGTATCATAAACCCCATTTGCTTCGGCGTATTGGCGGAGCACCAAAGGCGTATCATAGTCGGGGTCAACCGTGATGGAGAAAAACTGCACACGCTGCGACGAAGCGTATAGCCGATAGAGTTCAGCCATCTGCTTAGTCATTACTGGACAAGCACCTGGACAGCGAGTGAAAATGAAGTCCAAAATTGTGATTTTCCCAAGCAAATCAGCCTCTGTAACAGTGTTGCCATACTGGTCTTCAAGACGGAAAGGGGGAACTTTAGCAATAATAGGAATTTCCTGACGCGAAAAGTCCGCACGCTGAATCGCAAACACCGCCAGTGCCGTAATCACAATTACGCCGGCAGCAAGAGCGGAAAATAAGCGAAGTGTATACTTCATACTGCACTACCTTACTTCCATTTTGAACTGCAAACATAGCGCTTTTTAGGATGGGGTGCAACAGGCGCCTGTACTGTTGCAAGCGTAATCTAAGTGAGAGCAGCCGGCATTGAAGAGTTTCTTTCTCAAAAGTGCAGGTGCAATTGCTTTGGGCACACTTTGTCCTGCGCACTTGGCAAGAATAGCTAAAACGCCTATATTTGCTAATCTTTCTCAAAAAGTCTTAACACCAAACGCAATATGGCAGCAAAGAAAGGCAATCGCGTGGTGATTACGCTGGAGTGCACAGAGGCGCGCAAAGAGGGTAAAACGCCATCACGCTACACCACAGAGAAAAATAAGCGCAACGACCCCGAGCGCTTGGAGCTGATGAAATATAATCCTTACCTCAAGCGCCGCACTTTACATAGAGAAGTGAAGTGACGCTGAAAGATTGTAGTCAAGCAACTGAACACAAAGTTTGAAGAAGGCGTATCAGCTACGCCTTTTTCTTTTTTCAAAGCCTGTGCGGACAAGACAATGATTCGCCTGATTGTTTCTCTACTAACACTGCTGCTCGTTTCTACAGTGCCGCTCTGGGCACAAGATGTCCTGCCACCTATCAAGCGTGATAAGCTTAGCTTTATTTCCAAAGTAACCTGCGGCATTGATGCTTTTCTTGAAAAGTATCCAGAAGCAGATGGACGCGGCGTAATCATTGTGATTCTTGACACGGGCGTCGATATGGGCATTGAAGGCTTGAAGCGCACCTCACTGGGCACACCCAAAGTAATTGATGTGCAGGATTTCAGTGGGAGCGGAAATGTGCCGCTGACAGTTGGAAAATTAGATACACTTCGCGGTCGAGTATGCCTGCAAGATACGGTGAACAAAGTTACACTGTTAGGTATCGACGCACTGCCGCAGCCAATTGACTGTACATACTTCGTTGGTGTCTTCAAGGAGGCACGCCTTCAAAATGGTGAAGTGCCCGATGTAGATGGTGATGGCAAATCAGAGACGGTGTTTGGTATCGTGGCGATGAGAACAAAGGACGGTGCATTAGCATTCGTGGATGCAAACGCTGATGGCAACTTATCGGACGAAAAGCCACTACGCACCTACAGAGAGTGCTTCGACACTTTCACGTTTGTGCAAAAAGATACCACAAAACTACCTGTAATGACCTGTGCGTTGAACATCTTTCTGGACAAGCGGCTTATTGTGATTCACTTTGACGATGGAGCACACGGCTCGCATGTTGCAGGGATTGCAGCAGGCTACAACATCTATGCGACGCCTACGCAACCGGGTTACAACGGCATTGCACCGGGTGCGGAACTTGTCAGCCTGAAAATTAGCGATGGTGCAATTGGGCAGTTGACCACCACAGGTAGTATGAAGCGTGCATATGAATATGCAGCTGCCTTGGCAGGCTCGCAGCCAAAACCAGTTGTCGTAAGTATGAGCTTTGGCGTGGCGTCAGAGATAGAAGCAAATGCAGATATGGAACGCTATCTGGACTCGCTATTAGAGGTAACTCCGAACCTGTATGTGGTTGTCTCAAACGGCAATGAAGGACCTGGAATTTCCTCAACAGGCTTGCCAGCTGCTGCCTCACGGGTGATTTCAGTTGGTGCGCTGCTCAATCGTGACATTGCACGTGATGCATACAACTCTGAGCAAAAAGAACATAGCATTTGGAATTTCAGTAGTCGTGGTGCTGAGACCCCAAAGCCCGATTTAGTTGCACCTGGTTCTGCTTATTCCACTGTGCCCAATCATTCACAGATGCCACTGATGAGCGGCACAAGTATGGCAGCACCGCATGTAGCAGGCGCAATTGCACTGCTACTCAGTGCATTGCTCAAAGAAGACCCAGAAGGTGTACGAGCGGGGCTATACTCGCAGCGCGTGATGAAACAAGCATTGCGCGCTTCAGCACGACCGCTCGCTGCATCGCTAGCATACAGTGAGTTAGACTACGGTGCAGGTCTCTTAGATGTGCCAAGAGCACTGGAAGCGCTGCGTGCATATCGCAAAAGTGGATTCAGTGCACGGCTGGTGGACTATCGCGTGCGAGTAGCGTCTAGCGTGCACGGCACAGATTACGGCACACCCGCAGCCTATCATCGCAGCACTGTGATTCCTGAGGCCGAAGTGTTTCAAGTTACGCCAATCTTTCCACCAAAGGTACCGCTACATGAGCAAGAGCGATTTTTCCGAGTTGTGTCTTTGCGTTCAACGGCAAGCTGGCTGAGACCAGTGCAGAGAAACGTGATTCTGCGTGGCAAAGAAGGAGCAAGCATAAGAGTGCTATACGACCGCAGCAAGCTAAAAAAGCCAGGCGTCTATCACGGTAAGGTGATAGCGACGGCTAGCCAAAATAGCAAGTTCCCTGAGGTAGAGTTCGAGCTGCATAATACGATGGTGGTGCCTTATCTCTTCGACCATCAAGGATGGCTAACACTGGAGCGAGAGACGCTGAGGCCTGGAGAAATTCGCCGATATTTTTTCGCTGTGCCCAGCGATGCATCGGCTTTGACAGTCTCGATTGTAAGGCAAGGTAAGCAACCATGCGAGGTGTCGGGAGCGCTGGTGACACCACGAGGCGCTGTAGCAATGCCAATTTCAGCGCCAGCAGACGACGAGCAGGAATCGAATGTAAGCCTCACACGAGAATTAGAAGCAGGAATCTATGAGGTTGTGCTTCAAGCCGAGTCAGGAGCTCGGCAGCCCTCGTGCTTTACGTTTGAAGTGGCAATTGAACGTGTTTCAATAAACCCAACAGTTGTAACACCAGCGCTTTTACGTGCAAAGGTAGTGAATACCAACTCGGAAACAGTGCGAGGCAGTCTCAGTGCTCGCATTAGTAGCTATGTCAAAACGCATTTTGACACGCTCTACGCAGGGCAGATTTATCGCTTGCCAATTTTGCTTTCTGAAAAGGATGTAGCGCTTACAGTGAAGCTAATGCTTACAAAAGAAGACTACAACAAAAATAC
The nucleotide sequence above comes from Chloroherpetonaceae bacterium. Encoded proteins:
- a CDS encoding S8 family serine peptidase, translated to MIRLIVSLLTLLLVSTVPLWAQDVLPPIKRDKLSFISKVTCGIDAFLEKYPEADGRGVIIVILDTGVDMGIEGLKRTSLGTPKVIDVQDFSGSGNVPLTVGKLDTLRGRVCLQDTVNKVTLLGIDALPQPIDCTYFVGVFKEARLQNGEVPDVDGDGKSETVFGIVAMRTKDGALAFVDANADGNLSDEKPLRTYRECFDTFTFVQKDTTKLPVMTCALNIFLDKRLIVIHFDDGAHGSHVAGIAAGYNIYATPTQPGYNGIAPGAELVSLKISDGAIGQLTTTGSMKRAYEYAAALAGSQPKPVVVSMSFGVASEIEANADMERYLDSLLEVTPNLYVVVSNGNEGPGISSTGLPAAASRVISVGALLNRDIARDAYNSEQKEHSIWNFSSRGAETPKPDLVAPGSAYSTVPNHSQMPLMSGTSMAAPHVAGAIALLLSALLKEDPEGVRAGLYSQRVMKQALRASARPLAASLAYSELDYGAGLLDVPRALEALRAYRKSGFSARLVDYRVRVASSVHGTDYGTPAAYHRSTVIPEAEVFQVTPIFPPKVPLHEQERFFRVVSLRSTASWLRPVQRNVILRGKEGASIRVLYDRSKLKKPGVYHGKVIATASQNSKFPEVEFELHNTMVVPYLFDHQGWLTLERETLRPGEIRRYFFAVPSDASALTVSIVRQGKQPCEVSGALVTPRGAVAMPISAPADDEQESNVSLTRELEAGIYEVVLQAESGARQPSCFTFEVAIERVSINPTVVTPALLRAKVVNTNSETVRGSLSARISSYVKTHFDTLYAGQIYRLPILLSEKDVALTVKLMLTKEDYNKNTDIGLLILDSLGRKLVAQPVDAATKSIRFVNVYDNPAQVFFEVHYGFADDSPRNFVRLCIEEIHAIQPVTLSSQMNLSVELLPFVPVMLEWQIPNDLPQIPRGYTYRGDLRFEDLFNQLKSIQSFLVPRY
- a CDS encoding SCO family protein, with translation MKYTLRLFSALAAGVIVITALAVFAIQRADFSRQEIPIIAKVPPFRLEDQYGNTVTEADLLGKITILDFIFTRCPGACPVMTKQMAELYRLYASSQRVQFFSITVDPDYDTPLVLRQYAEANGVYDTRWRFLRASIDSVITLSEKGFMLPAENLPAGHSTKFVLIDPEGRIRGYFSHNDNASIAVLKTQIRELAKPFLAEEAAARKQAVQQ
- a CDS encoding DUF420 domain-containing protein; translated protein: MPTLDLKQANEKTLSLIVYALSLVVVSLVAFLLFFPQVLAIGGGINVSMLPKFHAFINGTCAVFLVLGFVAIRNKRIALHRILMISTFVLSSIFLISYVIYHSQAPPTKFGGEGIIRYFYYFVLITHIVLAAVILPLALFTIARSWRGEFDRHRKIARWTLPLWLYVAITGVLVYVLISPYYAFSS
- the rpmG gene encoding 50S ribosomal protein L33 translates to MAAKKGNRVVITLECTEARKEGKTPSRYTTEKNKRNDPERLELMKYNPYLKRRTLHREVK